A single window of Methanomassiliicoccaceae archaeon DNA harbors:
- a CDS encoding 3-dehydroquinate synthase II: MEKEIWVRADLPESKEDRKEMLISAIESGITAAIVRPEDFDFSSLGKIKLITAGDDIVIVDISSPKDQERAMSLAGKCSVVVLSSSDWTIIPLENLIAKFSGTGTRVFATASDTESAKLYLKTMEKGVDGIVVAVSDPDKLRSFADLFTRSSDVELSEVEVVNVKNIEMGDRVCVDTVSIMIPGEGMLIGSQANCLFLVQSESEDSGYVAPRPFRVNAGAVHAYIMAPGGKTRYLGELKSGEPVAIVNRDGSTRISSVGRCKIEVRPMILVEVADGKNRYTTILQNAETVKLVSPEGAVSVTDIKPGDRVLAKIESGGRHFGMKIEETLREI, encoded by the coding sequence CAGTGCGATAGAATCGGGTATAACGGCAGCAATAGTCAGGCCGGAGGACTTCGATTTCTCTTCACTTGGTAAGATCAAGCTGATAACCGCCGGCGACGACATTGTAATCGTGGACATAAGCTCGCCTAAGGACCAGGAGAGGGCAATGTCGCTGGCGGGAAAATGTTCTGTGGTGGTGCTTTCGTCATCGGACTGGACAATAATACCGCTGGAGAATCTGATCGCAAAGTTCTCGGGGACCGGCACCAGGGTGTTCGCCACCGCTTCGGACACGGAAAGTGCCAAGCTATACCTTAAGACGATGGAGAAAGGCGTCGACGGCATCGTGGTCGCAGTATCGGATCCCGATAAACTGAGGTCTTTCGCAGACCTCTTCACAAGGTCTTCGGACGTGGAGCTGTCCGAGGTCGAGGTAGTCAACGTTAAAAATATAGAGATGGGCGACCGGGTCTGTGTCGATACCGTAAGCATAATGATTCCCGGAGAGGGAATGCTGATCGGTTCCCAGGCCAACTGCCTGTTCCTGGTACAGTCGGAAAGCGAGGACAGCGGATATGTTGCGCCGAGGCCGTTCAGGGTCAACGCCGGAGCCGTGCATGCGTACATCATGGCGCCCGGGGGAAAGACAAGGTACCTCGGGGAGCTGAAATCCGGGGAGCCCGTGGCGATAGTCAACAGGGACGGCAGTACCAGGATCTCGTCCGTCGGAAGATGTAAGATCGAGGTCAGACCCATGATTCTGGTGGAGGTGGCAGACGGCAAGAATCGTTACACCACGATCCTGCAGAACGCAGAGACGGTCAAGCTGGTCTCTCCAGAGGGGGCCGTGTCCGTCACGGACATCAAACCGGGCGACCGGGTGCTCGCGAAAATAGAGAGCGGGGGCCGTCATTTCGGAATGAAGATAGAGGAGACCCTGAGGGAAATCTGA
- a CDS encoding type I 3-dehydroquinate dehydratase — protein MKICASLGRPSDIYEASDADMIEVRTDLFGSVPDTGGIETLVTFRDGFDASLLPEGFNGIIDIGTEDLPDVPLRTISSVHDFDKTPTGREISVMLNAMSSDISKGAYMVRDFVDLSSILEASRALKKEHVLLGMGPLGTVTRIRQKILGNSFTFAYVSEPTAPGQLSLREMRMLGEECVITGIVGDPLERSRSPAMHEAAFAESGISGKYLVFRSMSLESIGDCIRGYDIRGLNVTIPYKEAIIGHLDSLDHDAEMAGAVNTIVNTSGRLKGYNTDIDGIEAAFLNIKCQMKEKKMLLMGSGGAARACIIAAQRNGADITITGRNDRTVSRLSSEFGIGSVPKGSAELSEYDILVNSTPIGMYGGGDYPADINGITGKHTVMDMVYGMETELIAAARHKGCRIATGEDMLAMQGARAFELWTGLKGMFETMRSRI, from the coding sequence ATGAAGATCTGCGCCTCCCTGGGCAGGCCATCGGACATCTACGAGGCCTCGGATGCCGACATGATAGAGGTCAGGACGGATCTTTTCGGTTCTGTGCCCGACACGGGAGGCATAGAGACGTTGGTGACTTTCAGGGACGGGTTCGATGCTTCCTTGCTGCCCGAGGGCTTCAACGGGATCATCGACATAGGCACGGAAGATCTACCAGACGTTCCCCTTAGAACGATTTCTTCGGTACATGATTTCGACAAGACCCCCACCGGCCGGGAGATATCCGTCATGCTCAACGCAATGTCTTCGGATATTTCCAAGGGAGCATACATGGTAAGGGATTTCGTCGACCTGTCCAGCATCCTCGAGGCTTCCCGGGCTCTGAAGAAAGAGCACGTGCTCCTTGGAATGGGTCCACTGGGCACTGTGACCAGGATACGTCAGAAGATACTCGGCAACAGCTTCACATTTGCATATGTCAGCGAACCCACCGCACCGGGTCAGCTCAGCCTCCGGGAGATGAGGATGCTGGGGGAAGAATGCGTGATAACCGGGATCGTCGGAGACCCGTTGGAACGTTCCAGGTCACCGGCGATGCACGAGGCTGCGTTCGCCGAGAGCGGCATTTCGGGAAAATATCTGGTTTTCCGTTCTATGTCTTTGGAAAGTATAGGCGATTGTATCAGAGGATACGACATCCGCGGGCTGAATGTAACCATACCTTACAAGGAAGCGATAATCGGTCATCTGGACTCTCTGGACCACGATGCCGAGATGGCCGGTGCGGTGAACACCATAGTGAACACCTCGGGCAGACTCAAAGGATACAATACCGATATAGACGGAATTGAAGCGGCATTCCTCAATATAAAGTGCCAGATGAAGGAAAAGAAGATGCTTCTCATGGGGTCAGGGGGGGCCGCGAGGGCATGTATCATCGCAGCTCAGAGGAACGGTGCGGACATTACCATAACAGGCAGGAACGACCGTACCGTTTCACGCCTTTCGTCGGAATTCGGCATAGGATCGGTTCCAAAGGGGTCCGCAGAACTTTCCGAATATGATATCCTGGTCAACAGCACCCCCATAGGGATGTACGGGGGAGGAGATTACCCGGCGGATATCAACGGTATCACGGGAAAGCATACCGTCATGGACATGGTATATGGCATGGAGACCGAGCTCATTGCGGCCGCAAGGCACAAAGGATGCAGGATAGCGACCGGGGAAGACATGTTGGCGATGCAGGGCGCACGCGCCTTCGAGCTTTGGACAGGCCTCAAAGGCATGTTCGAGACCATGAGGTCCAGGATATAA